The nucleotide sequence AAGTTCCTCACTAGCTTTTGTTTTACGTTTCAAACATCGTGATATCTTTAAGGAGGTATTTGTGTGGAAAAACGTAACCGAAAGTCCCCATCGCACAACAATGCTAAAGCTTCTCAAGCCAAAGGACTTGACGTCGAGTACTCAAGTGAATTGGCAGATCAAAACGATCTTGAAGCACAAGCACGTGCACAAGCCGCTGACCGACGCCAAAAAAACGGCCGTCGCTAAGTGCGAAAA is from Fictibacillus sp. b24 and encodes:
- a CDS encoding YfhD family protein; amino-acid sequence: MEKRNRKSPSHNNAKASQAKGLDVEYSSELADQNDLEAQARAQAADRRQKNGRR